A genomic segment from Bosea sp. OAE506 encodes:
- a CDS encoding nuclear transport factor 2 family protein → MAEVESEPPRPPLPPFTAESAAAKARAAEDAWNHRDPDRVAAAYTPDSRWRNRAEFFSGREAIATFLKRKWQRELDYRLIKEVWAFHGARIAVRFAYEWHDDGGHWFRSHGNEQWEFAADGRMARREASINDVAITEAQRLFRWPLGPRPTDHPGLTELGL, encoded by the coding sequence ATGGCCGAGGTCGAGAGCGAGCCGCCGCGTCCGCCGCTGCCGCCCTTCACGGCCGAGAGCGCGGCCGCGAAGGCACGCGCTGCCGAGGATGCCTGGAACCACCGCGATCCGGACAGGGTCGCCGCGGCCTACACGCCCGACAGCCGCTGGCGCAATCGCGCCGAGTTCTTCTCCGGTCGCGAGGCAATCGCCACCTTCCTGAAGCGGAAATGGCAGCGCGAGCTCGACTATCGCCTGATCAAGGAGGTTTGGGCCTTCCACGGTGCGCGCATCGCCGTGCGCTTTGCCTATGAATGGCACGATGACGGCGGCCACTGGTTCCGTTCGCATGGTAACGAGCAGTGGGAGTTCGCCGCCGACGGGCGCATGGCGCGGCGCGAGGCCTCGATCAACGACGTCGCGATCACAGAGGCGCAGCGGCTGTTCCGCTGGCCGCTGGGACCTCGCCCGACCGACCATCCGGGGCTGACG